In Dehalobacter sp., the following proteins share a genomic window:
- the acpP gene encoding acyl carrier protein gives MDVYEKVKAIVIDQLGVGEDEITPTTTFQALNADSLDIVELVMALEEEFNLDIADEEVENIQSIADVVKYVQENQ, from the coding sequence ATGGATGTATACGAAAAGGTAAAAGCAATTGTTATTGATCAACTGGGAGTAGGCGAAGATGAAATTACTCCTACCACGACTTTCCAAGCTTTAAACGCAGATTCTCTGGACATTGTTGAGCTTGTTATGGCACTTGAAGAGGAATTCAACCTTGATATTGCCGATGAAGAGGTGGAAAATATTCAGTCCATTGCTGACGTTGTGAAGTATGTGCAAGAGAACCAATAA
- the plsX gene encoding phosphate acyltransferase PlsX, whose amino-acid sequence MKIAVDAMGGDHAPGEIVKGALKAAKILPDIQIILVGQKDKIDLHIPEDLKSTIEIYECSEVIEMDEHPAAAIKKKKDASIVVATRLVKEGYADALVSAGSTGAQMASALLGLGRIKGINRPAICTVLPTLQGGKLLLDVGANPDAKPENLLQYAMMGSIYAEKILGLKSPKVALLNIGSEEGKGNELVQSAYDLLKQSSLNFAGNIEGRDIPYGTADVIVCDAFVGNIVLKTIEGMSSSLFQLIKQKITAGTTRKIGAILVKPGLKEIAHMLDYSEYGGAPLLGVNGTSIICHGSSKENAIFNAVRVAKECIEGKIIEKIVDGLEKNTQK is encoded by the coding sequence ATGAAAATCGCCGTTGATGCCATGGGCGGAGATCATGCGCCCGGAGAGATTGTCAAAGGCGCCTTAAAAGCGGCCAAGATTCTTCCGGATATCCAGATCATCCTTGTCGGACAGAAAGACAAGATAGACTTACATATACCTGAAGACTTAAAAAGCACGATTGAGATTTATGAATGTTCCGAAGTCATTGAGATGGATGAACATCCGGCCGCCGCGATTAAGAAGAAGAAAGATGCCTCTATTGTTGTCGCCACGAGACTCGTGAAGGAAGGATATGCGGATGCTCTGGTGTCAGCAGGCAGCACCGGAGCACAGATGGCTTCAGCTTTGCTGGGCTTAGGCAGAATTAAAGGAATCAACCGGCCTGCGATCTGCACGGTTCTGCCGACGCTTCAAGGCGGAAAGCTGCTGCTCGATGTCGGTGCCAATCCGGATGCCAAACCGGAGAACCTTCTGCAATATGCGATGATGGGAAGTATCTACGCCGAAAAGATTCTGGGACTTAAAAGTCCCAAGGTGGCCTTGCTGAATATCGGCAGTGAAGAGGGCAAAGGGAACGAACTTGTTCAGTCTGCTTATGACTTGCTGAAACAATCTTCCCTGAATTTTGCCGGAAATATTGAAGGCAGGGACATTCCCTATGGGACTGCAGATGTCATTGTCTGTGATGCTTTTGTCGGCAACATTGTACTAAAAACCATTGAAGGAATGTCGTCATCGCTTTTCCAGCTGATTAAGCAGAAAATTACAGCTGGCACTACCAGGAAGATAGGAGCAATACTGGTTAAACCCGGATTAAAAGAAATTGCACACATGCTGGATTATTCTGAGTACGGTGGGGCCCCGCTTCTCGGCGTGAACGGTACAAGTATTATCTGTCACGGAAGTTCCAAAGAAAATGCTATTTTTAATGCTGTTCGTGTAGCCAAAGAGTGTATCGAAGGAAAAATTATCGAAAAAATCGTCGATGGTTTAGAAAAAAATACGCAAAAATAG
- the rpmF gene encoding 50S ribosomal protein L32 gives MGVHQNKQSKSRVRRRRAMDKLSVPNLVECPQCHQQKLQHHICANCGYYNGKEVISMGE, from the coding sequence ATGGGTGTTCATCAAAATAAACAATCCAAATCTAGAGTCCGCAGGCGCAGAGCAATGGATAAGTTGTCCGTTCCTAATCTTGTGGAATGCCCCCAGTGCCATCAACAGAAGCTTCAGCATCATATTTGTGCGAACTGCGGCTATTACAATGGCAAAGAAGTCATCTCTATGGGTGAATAA
- a CDS encoding DUF177 domain-containing protein, protein MIVNVFQVRRAEGGSKTFSFHEENFPPLQLGNESYRFLSPLEVELKAENVGKSLLANGKISSVIAASCSRCLKEFSYNLKIVFEDEWVPAEFASEAEDDSMLVFEKDEFPIDDRIVEHILLQIPLKFLCSEDCRGLCLKCGADRNTNPCSCSTEDIDPRLEILSKWNKGV, encoded by the coding sequence GTGATCGTCAATGTTTTTCAAGTAAGGCGGGCCGAGGGTGGGTCAAAAACCTTTAGTTTTCATGAGGAAAATTTTCCGCCTTTGCAGCTTGGAAATGAGTCTTATCGTTTCTTATCCCCGCTTGAAGTGGAATTAAAAGCTGAAAATGTCGGCAAATCACTCTTGGCGAATGGGAAAATATCGTCTGTGATTGCTGCTAGTTGTTCCAGATGTCTGAAAGAATTTTCGTATAATCTGAAGATTGTTTTTGAAGACGAATGGGTCCCGGCGGAATTTGCTTCTGAAGCCGAAGACGACAGCATGCTGGTTTTTGAAAAGGACGAATTCCCGATTGACGACAGGATTGTAGAACATATACTGCTGCAGATTCCTTTAAAGTTCTTATGTTCTGAAGACTGCAGGGGTCTCTGTCTGAAATGTGGCGCTGACCGCAATACGAATCCTTGTTCGTGCTCCACTGAGGATATTGATCCTCGCTTAGAAATATTATCCAAATGGAATAAGGGGGTGTAA
- a CDS encoding acetate kinase, which yields MKILVLNCGSSSLKYQMMDMETKSAMAKGLVERIGLPGAMLTHRPKGGEKEVIVADLPDHTAAIKLVLQAVIDPNFGVLASLEEIDAVGHRVLHGGEKVSGSVLVNEEVKRAIEECFELGPLHNPANLAGIIACEQMMSGTPQVAVFDTAFHQTMPPEAYIYGIPYELYEKYKIRRYGFHGTSHKYVSQRAAVVMDKPLEKLKLISCHLGNGSSLTAVKYGKSVENSMGFTPLEGLMMGTRSGDLDPAIVPFIMKKERISGDAVNALLNKKSGVLGLSGVSSDFRDLQKAADEGNYRAQLALDVFVHDVKKYIGAYAAILDGVDGIIFTAGLGENSPLIRRSVCDTLGCIGVSIDDEKNEAVRGQEVDISKWGARCKVMVIPTNEELMIALDTEEIIQKM from the coding sequence GTGAAGATTCTCGTGCTAAATTGCGGCAGCTCATCGCTCAAATACCAGATGATGGATATGGAAACGAAGAGTGCGATGGCAAAAGGCCTGGTGGAAAGAATCGGGCTTCCCGGAGCGATGCTTACGCATCGTCCGAAAGGTGGAGAAAAAGAGGTCATTGTTGCTGATTTGCCGGATCATACTGCTGCGATCAAATTGGTTTTACAGGCTGTGATCGATCCGAATTTCGGTGTTTTAGCGTCCCTGGAAGAAATTGATGCAGTAGGGCACAGAGTTCTCCATGGCGGAGAAAAAGTGTCCGGCTCCGTGCTTGTGAATGAAGAGGTCAAACGGGCGATTGAAGAGTGTTTTGAACTTGGACCTCTTCATAATCCGGCCAATCTGGCAGGAATTATTGCATGTGAACAGATGATGTCGGGGACACCTCAGGTTGCGGTGTTTGATACGGCATTCCATCAAACGATGCCTCCGGAGGCTTATATCTACGGGATACCTTACGAGCTGTATGAAAAGTACAAGATCCGCAGATACGGTTTCCATGGGACCTCACATAAGTATGTCAGCCAGCGGGCCGCAGTGGTCATGGACAAACCACTGGAAAAGTTAAAGCTGATCAGCTGCCATCTGGGTAACGGATCTTCGCTTACGGCCGTAAAATATGGGAAATCAGTCGAAAATTCCATGGGGTTCACCCCGCTGGAGGGGCTGATGATGGGCACCCGGTCGGGGGATCTTGATCCGGCCATTGTTCCGTTTATCATGAAAAAAGAAAGGATCTCCGGGGACGCAGTCAATGCGCTGTTAAACAAGAAAAGCGGCGTACTTGGCCTTTCGGGAGTCAGCAGTGATTTCCGCGATTTACAGAAAGCTGCTGACGAAGGCAATTACCGTGCCCAGCTTGCCTTGGATGTTTTTGTTCATGACGTTAAAAAATACATCGGTGCCTATGCTGCAATTCTAGACGGCGTCGACGGGATCATATTTACAGCCGGACTGGGAGAAAATTCTCCTTTAATTCGCCGGTCAGTCTGTGATACGCTGGGCTGCATCGGTGTCAGTATTGACGATGAGAAAAATGAAGCGGTCAGAGGACAGGAAGTGGACATTTCCAAGTGGGGAGCCAGATGCAAGGTCATGGTCATTCCGACAAACGAAGAACTCATGATTGCCTTGGATACTGAGGAAATCATCCAGAAGATGTAA
- the ylbJ gene encoding sporulation integral membrane protein YlbJ — translation MVMAALPFLRILVFLILATCMFIYPQEVLSSAAKGLALWVNYILPALFPFFIVSELLLQLGLVNFLGILLEPLMRPVFRLPGKASFVLAMTHTSGIPIGAMLTCKLRKNGEITRIEGERLLAFTSNPSPGFMFGAVASGMLGNPALGIIIAGSVYLANLLVGLIFRNYGVSSEKAIPRTYSSWRKALRELKNLQQNNKTIGALLADAVRESTSTIILVGGYIIFFSVITHLLAVTHLSSVLSDTVHLLSAGSISVLEANAIIQGFLETTLGCNAAVQAFSSLNSKIGVLALLLGWGGISVFAQVSSFTASTDLRLLPFVAGRTIHSFLALLISQLLLKFSDIPTTGLPVQPTGGDASWLLSLRWSSLYFGLCILALLFIVFMIGIWKKVHRH, via the coding sequence ATGGTGATGGCTGCCTTGCCATTCCTAAGAATCCTGGTCTTTTTAATCCTTGCCACCTGTATGTTCATTTATCCCCAGGAAGTATTGAGTTCTGCCGCCAAAGGCTTAGCGCTTTGGGTGAATTATATCTTGCCGGCCTTATTTCCATTCTTCATTGTCTCCGAACTTCTTCTGCAGCTTGGCCTGGTCAATTTTCTGGGAATCTTGCTCGAACCACTGATGCGTCCTGTTTTTCGTCTGCCGGGCAAAGCCTCTTTTGTTTTGGCCATGACACATACTTCGGGAATTCCGATCGGAGCGATGCTGACATGCAAGCTCAGGAAAAACGGAGAGATTACACGGATCGAAGGGGAAAGACTTCTTGCCTTTACCAGCAATCCCAGTCCAGGTTTTATGTTCGGGGCCGTGGCATCCGGGATGCTTGGAAACCCTGCCCTGGGTATCATTATTGCAGGATCTGTTTATCTCGCCAACCTGCTGGTCGGTTTGATTTTCCGTAATTATGGTGTTTCATCCGAAAAGGCCATTCCAAGAACATATTCTTCCTGGAGAAAGGCTTTGCGTGAATTAAAAAACCTCCAACAAAACAATAAAACCATTGGCGCATTATTGGCTGATGCAGTCAGGGAAAGTACGTCAACGATTATCCTGGTTGGAGGATACATCATTTTTTTTTCTGTTATCACCCATCTTTTAGCAGTTACGCATCTAAGCTCCGTTCTGTCAGACACAGTCCATCTTCTCTCGGCCGGATCCATTTCTGTGCTGGAAGCCAATGCTATCATCCAGGGATTCCTGGAAACCACCTTGGGCTGTAATGCAGCCGTCCAGGCCTTTTCATCCCTGAACAGCAAGATTGGGGTTCTGGCCTTGCTGCTTGGATGGGGGGGGATTTCTGTTTTTGCACAGGTATCCAGCTTTACGGCGTCGACAGATCTTCGGCTCCTTCCATTTGTAGCCGGTAGAACCATCCATTCCTTTTTGGCGCTTCTGATCAGTCAGCTGCTGCTAAAATTCAGCGATATTCCAACCACCGGCCTCCCTGTACAGCCAACTGGAGGTGATGCTTCCTGGCTGTTGTCCTTAAGATGGAGCAGCCTGTATTTTGGCCTATGCATTTTGGCTCTGCTTTTCATTGTCTTCATGATTGGAATATGGAAAAAAGTGCACCGCCATTAA
- a CDS encoding ATPase, producing MENHLIDLIEQLEEVLDHGTKVPLTGKIMVDEETVLEILDGIRSVLPEEIKQANYVLAERDRYMEEARSDGQRIVDRAQKQADQLLQENEIVAQSRAYAEEIVLKAQQYSREVKLGALKYSDDLLQDIESKMGEAFQSIKASREELNAMARWDERVQTMEQE from the coding sequence TTGGAAAATCATTTAATTGATCTCATTGAACAGTTGGAAGAAGTGCTTGACCATGGAACCAAGGTGCCTTTAACCGGCAAGATCATGGTTGATGAGGAAACAGTATTAGAAATATTGGATGGAATTCGTTCCGTTCTGCCCGAGGAAATCAAACAGGCGAATTATGTTTTGGCTGAAAGAGACCGCTATATGGAAGAAGCCCGCAGTGATGGGCAGAGAATTGTAGACCGGGCGCAAAAGCAGGCTGACCAGCTGCTTCAGGAAAATGAGATTGTTGCTCAATCCCGGGCTTATGCCGAAGAAATTGTCTTAAAGGCGCAGCAGTATTCCCGCGAAGTAAAATTAGGCGCTTTGAAATATTCCGATGATCTGCTTCAGGATATTGAATCAAAAATGGGAGAGGCTTTTCAATCCATCAAGGCCAGCCGGGAAGAATTAAATGCCATGGCCCGCTGGGATGAACGGGTTCAGACCATGGAGCAGGAATAA
- the rsmD gene encoding 16S rRNA (guanine(966)-N(2))-methyltransferase RsmD, whose product MRIISGQWKGRNLKTVKGMNTRPTSDKVKGAIFNILAGKVMNARVLDLFAGTGNLSFEALSRGGRHAVLVEKDTSALETIRKNAEILGAVPRTSILRMDAMNFFKQAVQERFDLIFLDPPYRQGLADMALAYLQTQPLLNPGGVIIIETSSDETVDDAIDPLEIRLIREYGDTRLWFIQNKEEHEEG is encoded by the coding sequence GTGCGAATTATTTCAGGACAATGGAAAGGCCGTAATTTAAAAACTGTTAAAGGCATGAATACCCGTCCGACTTCCGATAAAGTCAAAGGGGCGATTTTTAATATTCTTGCCGGCAAGGTAATGAACGCCAGAGTGCTGGATCTTTTTGCGGGAACCGGAAACCTTTCCTTTGAAGCTTTGTCCAGGGGGGGCCGTCATGCAGTTCTGGTTGAGAAAGATACTTCAGCCCTGGAGACAATCAGAAAGAATGCCGAAATTCTCGGGGCAGTACCAAGAACCAGCATACTCCGGATGGACGCAATGAATTTTTTTAAACAAGCAGTTCAGGAACGCTTTGATTTAATTTTTCTTGATCCGCCTTATCGGCAGGGACTGGCCGACATGGCCCTTGCCTATTTGCAGACGCAGCCTCTCTTAAATCCCGGTGGGGTCATCATCATTGAAACTTCTTCAGACGAAACCGTTGACGATGCGATAGACCCTCTGGAAATAAGGTTAATAAGAGAATATGGAGATACCAGGTTATGGTTTATTCAGAACAAAGAAGAGCATGAGGAGGGATAA
- the gpr gene encoding GPR endopeptidase codes for MKLSNKSSFLKKMNISLDLAVEAHDLLRGERGQEIAGVIMKKEELQEATVTAIQITNAKGEKELGRPKGNYITIDAPDIKENNYQQHNKIVAVLARHLAGLLNFKEDTSFLIVGLGNWQATPDALGPKVVEKIMVTRHLFHYTPEEIEGKMRQVSAISPGVLGLTGIETAEVIRGLVEHVRPDYVIAIDALAAGALDRIGTTIQLADTGINPGSGIGNHRKGLNEETLGCKVIAIGVPTVVNAAIIAHKTIEELFEQMESEPSLAKIYQQENEQVLMNVMQKALSPYEGSLMVTPKEVDELIERSAKIIAAAINQSIHPGIDSHNFETYLH; via the coding sequence ATGAAATTATCGAACAAATCAAGCTTTCTAAAAAAAATGAATATTTCTCTCGACCTGGCGGTGGAAGCCCATGACTTGCTGCGGGGAGAAAGAGGTCAAGAGATAGCGGGCGTCATCATGAAAAAAGAAGAACTTCAAGAGGCAACTGTCACCGCAATCCAAATCACAAATGCCAAAGGCGAAAAAGAATTGGGCAGGCCTAAAGGAAATTATATTACAATCGATGCTCCGGATATCAAAGAAAACAACTACCAGCAGCACAATAAAATCGTTGCAGTATTAGCAAGGCATCTCGCCGGATTGTTAAACTTTAAGGAAGATACCAGTTTTCTGATCGTTGGTCTTGGCAACTGGCAGGCAACTCCAGACGCGCTTGGGCCCAAAGTTGTCGAGAAAATCATGGTCACCCGTCACCTTTTTCATTATACCCCCGAAGAAATTGAGGGGAAAATGCGCCAAGTGTCAGCGATATCACCTGGTGTGCTTGGACTGACCGGAATCGAAACGGCGGAGGTAATCCGCGGACTGGTTGAACATGTCCGCCCGGATTATGTGATCGCGATCGATGCCTTGGCCGCGGGCGCCCTGGATAGAATCGGCACAACCATTCAATTAGCGGATACCGGGATCAATCCTGGTTCCGGAATTGGTAATCATCGCAAAGGGCTCAATGAAGAAACCCTTGGCTGCAAAGTCATTGCTATCGGCGTTCCGACTGTTGTCAATGCTGCAATCATCGCGCATAAAACCATCGAAGAGCTTTTTGAACAAATGGAATCCGAACCTTCCCTGGCCAAAATTTATCAACAGGAAAATGAACAGGTCTTGATGAATGTCATGCAGAAAGCCTTGTCGCCTTACGAGGGCAGCCTGATGGTTACACCCAAGGAAGTTGATGAATTAATTGAAAGAAGCGCCAAAATTATTGCTGCAGCGATCAACCAGAGCATTCATCCCGGAATTGACAGCCATAATTTTGAGACCTACCTCCATTAA
- a CDS encoding small, acid-soluble spore protein, alpha/beta type — translation MTETKKDTASELENLKYEIAQEMGLPQRKTKRKSKNREDVTNKE, via the coding sequence ATGACAGAGACGAAAAAAGATACGGCAAGTGAATTGGAAAATCTAAAATATGAAATTGCGCAAGAGATGGGTCTTCCCCAAAGAAAAACAAAAAGAAAAAGTAAAAACAGAGAAGACGTAACGAATAAAGAATAA
- the recG gene encoding ATP-dependent DNA helicase RecG has translation MLQSDHWRNSVNRAMKAEEKQGFINTGAVGGFSRFLLDLIAELGGVFSAENLASMQCIAEEYHEVSPYKRRALWRELQELLDKTEVTEKSAGDLSAATYHAADKTASLDTPGLASGTICGTTTEEASGTFRTTEKALTSLKVQTGSISQPQNLQYIKGVGPQRAKQFENMGICTAEDLLRYYPRKYEIRSKRRIQDIQDGEYVTIDGIVTGSQVTKGRVKVVKLNIEQDGRSIHAVWFNQIHIPKQYPDGTKVTVTGKAQWRTRVPELLASEIMKGLYEGPAQKMVPVYSETARLNSKTIREIIQVVLPQVDRIFDEFFPYEENNLMERRQAIKEIHFPHSAENLKKARERLVVEEILLLQLALARLRSPGPQKAGLVLNQGGALVQKFVSGLPFRLTGAQQRVIREIFRDMGSIERPMTRLLQGDVGSGKTVVAMAALLQAVGSGFQAAMMAPTEVLAQQHYESLQAAFEPLGVKVVFLVGNQSKPEREQILGQILSGKAQVVVGTQTLIQESVRFNALGLAITDEQHRFGVRQRTLLQDKGENPHVLVMTATPIPRTLALTLYGDLQLSVLDELPAGRKPIITRKISDRSRSSMEKFLKQHVAAGRQIYVVCPLVEETEKSDFVSATQKADELSRIFEGSSVALLHGRMKGQEKEEIMQRFRRGEINILVTTTVVEVGVNVPNASVMVIEDAERFGLAQLHQLRGRVGRGQEQSYCLLISNTRDSARLNVLCETEDGFRIAEEDLKMRGPGELLGLRQHGVPELKLTDLGTDGRLVEKAYQLLQKVLKDPQKYEKAYQEVSRLYPKEKIGVN, from the coding sequence GTGCTGCAATCAGATCATTGGCGAAACAGCGTGAATAGGGCAATGAAAGCCGAGGAAAAACAGGGATTTATTAATACAGGCGCAGTCGGCGGCTTCAGCAGATTTTTACTGGACTTAATTGCTGAACTGGGTGGTGTTTTTTCCGCGGAAAACCTTGCCTCAATGCAGTGTATTGCAGAGGAATATCATGAAGTCAGCCCGTATAAACGACGGGCTTTATGGCGTGAACTCCAGGAACTGCTGGACAAAACGGAAGTAACCGAAAAGTCAGCTGGAGATTTATCTGCAGCAACCTATCATGCTGCAGATAAAACAGCATCTTTAGATACTCCTGGACTAGCTTCTGGAACAATCTGCGGAACAACGACCGAAGAAGCATCCGGAACCTTTCGTACCACAGAGAAAGCCTTAACCAGCCTTAAAGTTCAGACAGGGAGCATCAGTCAGCCCCAAAACCTGCAGTATATCAAAGGTGTCGGACCGCAAAGAGCCAAACAGTTCGAAAATATGGGGATTTGTACTGCTGAGGATCTTCTGCGGTATTATCCGCGTAAATATGAAATCCGATCGAAACGGCGGATTCAGGATATTCAGGACGGAGAGTATGTTACGATTGACGGGATTGTAACTGGAAGCCAGGTTACCAAAGGCAGAGTCAAGGTCGTCAAACTAAATATTGAACAGGACGGCAGAAGCATTCATGCCGTCTGGTTCAATCAAATACATATTCCAAAACAATATCCGGACGGAACAAAGGTCACTGTGACAGGAAAAGCACAATGGCGCACCAGGGTCCCGGAATTGCTTGCGTCCGAAATCATGAAAGGACTTTACGAGGGTCCTGCTCAAAAAATGGTTCCAGTATATTCGGAAACAGCCCGTCTCAATTCGAAAACGATCCGGGAGATCATCCAGGTTGTTTTGCCGCAGGTTGATCGAATCTTTGACGAGTTCTTTCCGTATGAGGAAAACAATTTGATGGAACGGCGGCAAGCCATTAAAGAAATTCATTTTCCGCACTCCGCAGAAAACCTGAAAAAGGCACGCGAAAGACTGGTCGTTGAGGAAATCCTTTTGCTTCAGCTGGCGCTGGCTAGGCTTCGTTCCCCCGGGCCTCAGAAAGCAGGTCTCGTTTTAAACCAGGGTGGAGCTTTGGTCCAAAAATTTGTTTCCGGGCTTCCTTTTCGGCTGACCGGCGCCCAGCAAAGAGTCATCCGGGAAATATTCCGGGATATGGGGAGCATCGAGAGGCCGATGACCCGTTTGCTTCAGGGCGATGTTGGATCAGGTAAAACCGTGGTAGCGATGGCTGCCCTGCTGCAGGCTGTGGGCTCGGGTTTTCAGGCCGCTATGATGGCGCCGACTGAGGTGCTTGCCCAGCAGCACTATGAATCGCTGCAGGCCGCGTTTGAACCTTTAGGGGTAAAAGTTGTATTCCTTGTCGGGAACCAGAGTAAGCCGGAAAGGGAACAAATCTTAGGGCAGATTTTGAGCGGAAAAGCCCAGGTTGTCGTCGGAACCCAGACCCTCATTCAGGAATCCGTCCGGTTCAACGCCCTCGGTCTTGCCATCACCGATGAACAGCACCGGTTTGGCGTCAGACAGCGGACCCTATTGCAGGACAAAGGCGAGAACCCGCATGTCCTGGTCATGACCGCTACCCCGATCCCGAGGACGCTTGCGCTGACTTTATACGGCGATCTTCAGCTTTCGGTGCTAGACGAGCTGCCTGCTGGCAGGAAGCCGATTATCACCAGAAAAATTTCAGACCGCAGCCGCTCCAGCATGGAGAAATTTCTGAAGCAGCATGTCGCTGCGGGTCGGCAGATCTATGTCGTTTGTCCGCTTGTCGAGGAAACAGAAAAATCGGATTTTGTTTCAGCAACCCAAAAGGCTGATGAATTGAGCCGCATTTTTGAAGGAAGCAGCGTTGCGCTTCTGCACGGAAGAATGAAAGGACAGGAGAAAGAGGAGATCATGCAGCGTTTCCGACGTGGGGAGATTAATATCCTGGTTACGACAACTGTCGTCGAAGTCGGAGTCAATGTACCGAACGCGTCTGTGATGGTGATCGAAGATGCTGAAAGATTCGGGCTTGCCCAGCTGCACCAACTTCGCGGAAGAGTCGGACGCGGACAAGAGCAGTCGTATTGTCTCCTGATCAGCAATACCCGGGACAGTGCCCGGCTGAATGTTCTTTGTGAGACAGAGGACGGTTTCCGGATTGCCGAGGAGGATTTGAAGATGCGGGGCCCGGGAGAGCTACTTGGGCTTCGCCAGCATGGCGTACCGGAGTTAAAGCTTACAGACCTGGGAACTGATGGAAGGCTGGTCGAAAAAGCCTATCAACTGCTTCAAAAGGTTCTGAAAGATCCTCAAAAGTACGAAAAAGCCTATCAGGAAGTCAGCCGCCTTTATCCCAAAGAAAAAATCGGAGTGAATTAG
- the sdaAA gene encoding L-serine ammonia-lyase, iron-sulfur-dependent, subunit alpha — protein sequence MRSYGELVEKTEKLNKKISDMVLQEECLRTGIPAEQLLKKMKNHYAVMRESVESGMTGEWRSLSGLVGGEAVLLEKYRESGKSILGNPVNKAAARAMAVAEVNAGMGRIVAAPTAGSCGVLPAVLLTVQEMSDATEEDAVQTLFTSAGLGMVIAERASVSGAEGGCQAEIGSAAAMAAAAAVELCGGSPDQTAQAAALALKSFLGLVCDPVAGLVEVPCVKRNAMAAVIALTAAEMALAGIKSAIPLDQVIDAMASIGREMSCSLKETSRGGLAVTPAAQKYKDHLAR from the coding sequence ATGCGTTCTTATGGTGAATTAGTGGAAAAAACCGAAAAGCTTAATAAAAAAATCAGTGATATGGTTCTTCAGGAGGAATGTTTGAGGACAGGTATACCGGCTGAACAGCTGTTAAAAAAAATGAAGAACCATTATGCCGTGATGCGGGAATCAGTTGAAAGCGGAATGACCGGAGAATGGAGATCATTGTCAGGTCTTGTAGGAGGAGAAGCTGTTCTTTTGGAGAAATATAGAGAAAGCGGCAAGTCGATTCTGGGTAATCCGGTAAACAAGGCAGCAGCCAGAGCAATGGCCGTAGCTGAGGTAAACGCTGGCATGGGCAGGATCGTTGCAGCACCGACAGCGGGATCATGCGGCGTGTTGCCCGCTGTACTGCTGACAGTTCAAGAAATGTCGGATGCAACGGAAGAAGATGCTGTTCAGACTCTTTTTACATCTGCTGGCCTTGGGATGGTCATTGCGGAAAGAGCTAGTGTCTCAGGTGCAGAAGGCGGGTGTCAGGCTGAGATAGGTTCAGCGGCTGCCATGGCTGCAGCTGCGGCAGTGGAATTGTGCGGCGGATCGCCCGATCAAACAGCGCAGGCAGCAGCATTGGCTTTGAAAAGTTTTCTTGGTTTGGTCTGTGACCCTGTAGCTGGGCTGGTCGAGGTGCCCTGTGTAAAAAGGAACGCCATGGCAGCAGTTATAGCATTAACCGCAGCCGAGATGGCTTTGGCTGGAATCAAAAGTGCGATCCCATTGGATCAGGTCATTGATGCAATGGCTTCAATCGGCAGGGAAATGTCCTGCAGCCTTAAGGAAACGTCCCGGGGGGGACTCGCCGTCACTCCTGCGGCTCAGAAATATAAAGATCATTTGGCAAGGTGA